One segment of Erigeron canadensis isolate Cc75 chromosome 2, C_canadensis_v1, whole genome shotgun sequence DNA contains the following:
- the LOC122589110 gene encoding protein DOWNY MILDEW RESISTANCE 6 has translation MAAKVISSGYRYTTLPEGYVRPVNDRPNLSQVSECNDVPVIDFGGSDKSRINKQIGDACRNYGFFQVINHGVPNEIVEKMQQVGREFFELPVEEKMKLYSEDPTKTMRLSTSFNIQKEQVHNWRDFLRLHCYPLDQYTPEWPSNPSHFKEHVGSYCIAVRDLGMRILESISESLGLDKECIKTILGDQGQHMAINHYPVCPEPELTYGLPGHTDPNALTILLQDTLVSGLQVLKDGKWLAVKPHPNAFVINIGDQLEAVSNGEYKSVWHRAVVNAEKPRMSIASFLCPCNDSIISAPKELIQDGRTPVFKNFTYPEYYKKFWSRDLDQENCLEFFKS, from the exons ATGGCTGCTAAAGTCATCTCAAGCGGGTATCGGTACACTACTTTGCCCGAGGGCTATGTCCGCCCGGTCAATGATAGACCTAACCTATCTCAAGTCTCCGAATGCAACGATGTTCCAGTTATCGACTTTGGTGGTAGTGATAAAAGCCGCATAAATAAACAAATCGGTGATGCTTGTCGTAATTATGGCTTTTTCCAG GTGATAAATCATGGTGTGCCAAATGAAATAGTGGAGAAAATGCAACAAGTAGGCCGAGAATTCTTCGAGCTACCAGTCGAAGAGAAAATGAAATTGTACTCCGAGGATCCGACAAAGACGATGAGGTTATCGACTAGCTTCAATATTCAAAAAGAACAAGTTCATAACTGGAGAGACTTTCTAAGGCTTCATTGTTATCCTTTGGATCAATACACCCCAGAATGGCCTTCCAATCCTTCCCATTTCAA GGAACATGTTGGAAGTTATTGTATTGCAGTTCGAGACTTGGGAATGAGAATATTGGAATCGATATCAGAAAGTTTAGGTTTAGATAAAGAAtgtataaaaacaatattaggGGACCAAGGCCAACACATGGCCATAAACCACTATCCAGTGTGCCCTGAACCCGAGCTAACCTATGGGTTGCCCGGTCATACAGATCCTAACGCGCTCACCATCCTCCTTCAAGACACGCTTGTATCCGGTCTTCAAGTCCTTAAGGATGGCAAGTGGTTAGCTGTTAAGCCACACCCGAATGCATTTGTGATCAACATTGGTGACCAACTAGAG GCGGTTAGTAATGGTGAATACAAGAGCGTGTGGCACCGTGCTGTGGTGAATGCGGAGAAACCAAGAATGTCAATTGCGTCATTTTTATGTCCTTGTAACGATTCCATTATTAGTGCTCCAAAAGAGCTAATACAAGATGGAAGAACACCtgttttcaaaaactttacTTATCCAGAGTACTACAAGAAGTTTTGGAGTAGAGATCTTGACCAAGAAAATTGCTTAGAGTTCTTCAAGAGCTAG